One Fimbriiglobus ruber genomic window carries:
- a CDS encoding lipid-binding SYLF domain-containing protein encodes MRRYLLTGLTIALFVAPAVALPPSNEKTLEDAAEVLDDLNKIPLNSIPAALLADAKGVAVIPRVIKAGFVVGGRGGHGIVMAKDKDGNWCDPVFVDLGGASVGFQAGVESTDVVLVFRGHKSLDRLLEGKVKITLGADAAVAAGPLGRMAAAATDAKLEAEIVSYSRNRGLFAGVSLEGAAIHANGESNTISQTNQVKEKKLANAVKLRLLEMSKQKPVPVVIPAGLVVPVRP; translated from the coding sequence ATGCGCCGCTATTTACTGACCGGCCTTACGATCGCCTTATTTGTTGCACCCGCCGTCGCTCTCCCGCCGAGTAACGAAAAGACGCTGGAGGACGCCGCCGAGGTCCTTGACGATTTAAACAAGATTCCGCTCAACAGTATCCCGGCCGCCCTCCTCGCGGACGCAAAAGGCGTGGCCGTTATCCCACGGGTCATCAAAGCCGGGTTCGTCGTCGGCGGCCGCGGCGGTCATGGGATCGTGATGGCCAAGGACAAAGACGGCAACTGGTGCGATCCCGTGTTCGTCGATTTGGGCGGGGCTAGCGTCGGGTTCCAAGCCGGCGTCGAGTCCACCGATGTGGTGCTCGTGTTTCGAGGCCACAAGAGTTTGGACCGGCTGCTGGAGGGCAAGGTCAAGATCACCCTCGGGGCGGACGCGGCGGTTGCTGCCGGACCGCTCGGTCGGATGGCGGCGGCGGCGACGGACGCCAAATTGGAAGCGGAGATCGTCTCGTACTCACGCAACCGGGGCTTGTTCGCTGGTGTGTCGCTGGAAGGGGCCGCTATCCACGCGAACGGCGAAAGCAACACGATATCCCAGACCAATCAAGTGAAAGAAAAGAAGCTGGCTAACGCCGTAAAGCTGCGCCTGTTGGAGATGAGCAAGCAGAAGCCCGTGCCAGTCGTGATACCGGCGGGTCTGGTGGTTCCGGTCCGCCCGTAA
- a CDS encoding ISNCY family transposase, which translates to MSTELQDWGILAMSQRERDVLAILKAVVSGDRTVTEAAGLLKLSARQVRRLKGKLKTQGDSALVHGLRGQPSNRCLEAKLRTQVLAAYRQRYRDFGPTFACEKLAEEGLKVGVETLRRWLLAEGLWERQRRRDPHRSRRPRRACLGELVQMDASVHEWLEGRGETIVLITMIDDATSRVEAKFYRHGSVESHLDLLGIWLRKYGRPLAVYTDRHSIFEPHEKGRPLADPDAQTQFGRALGELAIELIRAHSPQAKGRVERSFGTAQDRWVKELRLAKVTTCEDANALLAKLLPDHNKRFAKPARQPNDAHRPLGRDHKLASILSIQSERVVSNDYVVRFANTFYQLLPPAYPGERGGRVVIEQRLDGTLHIRFGKRHLPYQEITVGGSLGGSAPKPPEFSASAADASAETTGREPVKDSRPAGMQPTAGRSGRTPAEPYPSGGEEVDNPKRSYRPAPNHPWRKRL; encoded by the coding sequence ATGTCTACCGAGCTACAAGATTGGGGCATTCTAGCCATGAGTCAGCGCGAGCGTGACGTTTTGGCGATTCTGAAGGCGGTGGTATCGGGAGATCGGACGGTTACGGAAGCCGCTGGTTTGTTGAAGTTGAGCGCGCGTCAGGTCCGGCGACTGAAGGGCAAACTGAAGACCCAGGGTGACAGCGCCCTGGTGCATGGCCTTCGAGGTCAGCCGTCGAATCGCTGCCTGGAAGCCAAGCTGCGAACGCAGGTGCTGGCGGCGTACCGCCAGCGTTACCGCGACTTCGGCCCCACCTTCGCGTGCGAGAAGTTGGCGGAAGAAGGGTTGAAGGTGGGCGTCGAAACGCTGCGTCGCTGGTTGCTGGCCGAGGGCTTGTGGGAACGCCAACGTCGCCGTGACCCGCATCGCAGTCGTCGGCCGCGACGGGCTTGTTTGGGCGAGTTGGTGCAGATGGACGCCTCGGTGCATGAGTGGCTGGAGGGTCGCGGCGAGACGATCGTTCTGATCACCATGATCGATGACGCCACCAGCCGCGTCGAAGCGAAGTTTTACCGGCATGGGAGCGTGGAATCGCACCTGGATTTGTTGGGGATCTGGCTGCGGAAATACGGCCGACCGCTGGCGGTTTACACGGATCGACACAGCATCTTCGAGCCGCACGAGAAGGGACGTCCGCTCGCCGATCCCGACGCGCAAACGCAGTTTGGCCGAGCGCTCGGCGAACTGGCCATAGAGTTGATTCGGGCGCACAGTCCCCAGGCGAAGGGACGTGTCGAGCGTTCGTTTGGCACGGCTCAGGATCGGTGGGTCAAGGAACTGCGGTTGGCCAAGGTCACGACCTGCGAGGACGCCAACGCGTTGTTGGCGAAACTCCTTCCCGACCACAACAAGCGGTTCGCCAAGCCGGCGCGTCAGCCAAACGATGCCCATCGACCGTTGGGTCGAGATCACAAGCTGGCGTCGATCCTGTCGATTCAGAGCGAGCGGGTGGTGAGCAACGACTACGTGGTGCGTTTCGCGAATACGTTCTACCAATTGTTGCCGCCAGCGTACCCGGGAGAGCGTGGCGGCCGGGTGGTGATTGAGCAGAGACTGGATGGGACGCTGCACATTCGGTTCGGGAAGCGTCATTTGCCGTACCAGGAGATCACCGTGGGGGGCAGCCTTGGGGGCTCTGCCCCCAAACCCCCGGAGTTTAGCGCATCAGCGGCCGATGCCAGTGCGGAGACGACGGGACGGGAGCCGGTCAAGGACTCCCGTCCCGCGGGCATGCAGCCGACTGCCGGACGCTCGGGTCGCACTCCTGCGGAGCCCTATCCTTCCGGCGGCGAGGAGGTAGATAACCCGAAGCGATCGTACCGTCCAGCTCCAAATCATCCTTGGCGAAAACGTCTATGA
- a CDS encoding tautomerase family protein has protein sequence MPFVRITLLQGMSDTQVRAIADGIHQAMVETIDVPPADRFQVVHVVAPGRLIADPSYLGVRRSEVVVFVEISLHKGRSDEMKQVLHRRQPNGGGR, from the coding sequence ATGCCGTTTGTTCGGATCACACTGCTCCAAGGGATGAGCGATACCCAGGTTCGAGCTATCGCCGATGGCATCCATCAGGCAATGGTCGAGACTATAGACGTGCCGCCGGCGGACCGGTTCCAAGTCGTCCATGTGGTCGCCCCTGGGCGGCTGATTGCCGATCCATCGTACCTCGGTGTGCGGCGATCGGAAGTGGTCGTGTTTGTGGAGATCAGCTTGCACAAGGGCCGCTCGGACGAGATGAAGCAAGTGCTTCATCGGCGACAACCTAACGGTGGCGGCCGTTAG
- the mobF gene encoding MobF family relaxase, with the protein MLRINAIPNTAAAKAYYALSDYMIEGENLEAHWHGKGADLLGLEGTVDQQDFERLCDNLHPKSGLQLTAKHLENRRVGYDLTFSVPKSISILYALGQDDRLPNEFRGAVADTMAEIEREISTRVRRKGADFDRKTGNLVWTDYLHHTSRPINGTPDPQLHVHAVVFNATFDSEEKQWKAGQFGGIKTDAPYFQAMFRTRLANRLQALGYDIRKTKDDFEITGVPERTIKEFSRRTTLIEKTADLLGIKKPETKAKLGATTREPKKEGQTWDSLVKGWEDRVTLRERHAIHETVVNSHRETPLPELANAAGLDWAMRHSFERSSVVSERELVTTALKHGLGSVTPEGIYKELGSRKDLIRRDVDGRTMVTTKGVLNEERKILEFAQKGRGRFRPLASPDLFPQGGVLSSKSEHAASSRFGQTVSTDSTLTPTTPAAHSQPMEGSTVGKAKELPADTDLVTSPSNGQEKGHPDESKQPSNPQKLDTAYGSTCNESDIVTLTLAEQPKKVDLSPSQLAAVRHAWYSRDPLILIRGAAGTGKTTMTKALLQGVNVPWVILAPSAEASRGVLRREGFEGAETLAKFLLDDETQQKARNGLIVLDEASLAGAHDMARLIQIADSIHARILLLGDRRQHKSVARGDVLTLLEDRAGLPVAEVSEIRRQGGEYREAVKLASQGRVSDAFEKLDRLGWVKQGGDIAGDYVAAIKDGKSVLVVSPTHAEGDQVTAAIRTRLKQEGKLKGEDHVFETLVPLHLTEAERGESMARGEGRVAQFVRAQGDYRASDRIPFTPTGNDPSVCVPKPDRIAVYEKARLALASGDLVRITSNGKDLSGSHRLNNGATYTVDGFTDAGNIRLNNGWVISKDFGHLAPGYVVTSHASQGKTVDIALLAMGNQSVRAMGSEQFYVSTSRARQKTQIYCDDKEAVRDAIQRDDKRFLASDLVRAPRKGVREKLKRRVAFLRELGSRVMDGVRNRGMEKRRDLTHELG; encoded by the coding sequence GTGCTGAGGATAAATGCGATACCGAATACAGCGGCAGCCAAGGCGTATTATGCCCTGAGTGACTACATGATCGAGGGCGAGAATCTCGAAGCCCACTGGCACGGTAAAGGAGCAGATCTACTCGGCCTCGAAGGCACCGTCGACCAACAAGACTTTGAACGTCTATGCGACAACCTCCACCCCAAAAGCGGTCTCCAGCTAACCGCGAAACACCTGGAGAACCGCCGTGTTGGATATGACCTGACTTTCAGTGTCCCAAAAAGCATTTCCATCCTCTACGCCCTTGGGCAAGATGACCGTCTCCCCAATGAATTCCGTGGTGCGGTAGCCGACACGATGGCTGAAATCGAAAGAGAGATTTCCACCCGCGTCCGAAGAAAGGGCGCCGACTTCGACCGTAAAACAGGAAACCTCGTCTGGACGGATTACCTGCACCACACTTCCAGACCGATCAATGGCACCCCAGACCCCCAACTTCACGTTCATGCCGTCGTCTTTAACGCGACCTTTGACTCTGAAGAAAAGCAGTGGAAAGCTGGCCAATTCGGAGGGATCAAAACCGATGCGCCTTATTTCCAGGCCATGTTCCGCACCCGCCTTGCAAACCGCCTCCAAGCCCTTGGTTATGACATCCGCAAAACGAAGGACGACTTCGAGATCACCGGAGTTCCCGAGAGAACCATCAAGGAGTTCTCCCGCAGAACAACACTCATTGAGAAGACCGCAGACCTCCTTGGAATCAAGAAACCCGAGACCAAAGCCAAACTCGGCGCCACTACCAGAGAACCCAAGAAAGAAGGCCAGACCTGGGATTCTCTTGTGAAGGGTTGGGAGGACCGCGTAACCCTCCGGGAACGCCACGCCATCCACGAAACAGTCGTAAATTCTCACCGTGAAACTCCCCTCCCCGAACTCGCCAACGCCGCTGGCCTTGACTGGGCGATGCGCCACAGCTTTGAACGCTCCTCCGTCGTATCCGAACGCGAACTCGTAACCACCGCCTTAAAACACGGACTCGGCTCCGTTACCCCCGAAGGCATCTACAAGGAACTGGGAAGCCGTAAGGACCTCATCCGCCGTGATGTCGACGGCAGGACGATGGTCACCACGAAAGGGGTTTTAAACGAAGAACGGAAGATCCTGGAATTCGCGCAGAAGGGAAGGGGCCGTTTCCGACCCCTTGCCTCACCAGATTTGTTTCCCCAGGGGGGAGTATTATCCAGTAAATCCGAACATGCCGCATCATCACGATTCGGGCAAACGGTTTCTACTGACAGCACCCTCACCCCCACAACTCCCGCGGCTCATAGCCAACCGATGGAAGGCAGCACCGTAGGGAAGGCAAAGGAATTACCTGCCGACACCGACCTTGTCACAAGCCCGTCCAACGGTCAAGAAAAAGGCCACCCCGACGAATCGAAGCAGCCTTCAAACCCGCAAAAGTTGGACACTGCTTACGGATCGACGTGTAACGAGTCCGATATTGTCACACTTACCCTCGCCGAGCAACCGAAAAAGGTCGACCTCTCTCCCTCCCAACTTGCCGCCGTCCGCCATGCTTGGTACTCCCGCGATCCTCTAATTCTGATCCGCGGCGCTGCCGGCACCGGTAAGACGACCATGACCAAAGCCCTCCTTCAAGGAGTCAACGTCCCCTGGGTGATCCTCGCTCCTTCTGCTGAGGCATCCCGTGGCGTTCTGCGCCGCGAGGGCTTCGAGGGTGCAGAAACCCTCGCCAAATTCCTCCTCGACGACGAAACCCAACAGAAAGCCCGCAACGGCCTCATCGTCCTGGATGAAGCTTCTCTCGCGGGCGCTCACGACATGGCTCGGCTCATTCAGATAGCTGACTCAATTCACGCCAGGATTCTCCTCCTGGGCGACCGACGCCAGCACAAGAGCGTTGCCCGCGGGGATGTCCTGACCTTACTCGAAGACCGCGCCGGCCTCCCGGTAGCCGAGGTCTCCGAGATTCGCCGTCAGGGTGGTGAATACCGCGAAGCCGTGAAGCTCGCCAGCCAGGGTAGAGTCTCTGACGCCTTCGAGAAGCTTGACAGGCTCGGCTGGGTGAAGCAGGGTGGGGACATCGCTGGAGACTACGTTGCGGCGATCAAAGATGGGAAATCGGTCCTTGTTGTGAGCCCGACGCACGCCGAGGGAGATCAAGTCACGGCAGCGATTCGGACACGTCTGAAACAGGAAGGGAAGCTGAAGGGTGAGGATCACGTTTTCGAGACCTTGGTTCCGCTCCATCTCACCGAAGCGGAGCGAGGCGAAAGTATGGCTCGTGGGGAAGGACGGGTTGCTCAATTCGTCCGAGCGCAAGGAGATTATCGGGCAAGTGACCGTATTCCGTTCACTCCCACCGGGAACGATCCTTCTGTTTGTGTACCCAAACCAGACCGAATCGCTGTTTATGAAAAGGCCCGACTGGCTTTGGCATCGGGTGACCTTGTCCGAATTACTTCCAACGGCAAAGACCTCTCCGGAAGCCACCGCCTGAACAACGGTGCCACCTACACGGTAGACGGCTTCACTGACGCCGGGAATATCCGCCTCAACAACGGCTGGGTTATTTCCAAGGACTTCGGGCATCTCGCACCGGGATATGTCGTCACGTCGCATGCCAGCCAGGGCAAGACAGTGGACATCGCCTTGCTCGCGATGGGAAATCAGTCGGTCCGAGCGATGGGGAGTGAGCAGTTCTATGTTTCGACCTCACGGGCGCGGCAAAAGACGCAGATTTATTGCGATGACAAAGAGGCCGTTCGCGATGCTATTCAGCGGGATGACAAGCGATTTCTCGCCTCAGATCTTGTTCGCGCACCAAGGAAAGGAGTGCGTGAGAAGCTGAAGCGACGGGTGGCGTTCCTGCGTGAGCTTGGCTCCCGAGTCATGGACGGCGTTCGGAACCGAGGAATGGAAAAACGCCGCGACCTGACCCACGAATTGGGGTAA
- a CDS encoding enolase C-terminal domain-like protein produces the protein MALAAIDMAMWDALARIHDLPLVRLLGGSVKPIRCYGPVGFDGEEGSARAAERAVSRGFRGVKAKIGYATVKEDVNVVRAMRKAVGPDVAIMVDYNQCLTPAEAIARLRVLDDEGLVWVEEPTLAHDYAGHARVSREARTPIQCGENWWGILDMRHAIEAGASDLVMPDVMKIGGVTGWLRAATLAQANNLQVSSHLWPEISARLLCCTPTAHWLEYADWWNPILAEPLRVVDGIAIVDDAPGSGVEWDEAAVQRYVV, from the coding sequence ATGGCGCTCGCGGCTATCGATATGGCAATGTGGGACGCACTGGCCCGCATCCATGACTTGCCGCTCGTGCGGCTATTGGGCGGGTCTGTAAAGCCTATCCGCTGTTACGGCCCTGTGGGATTCGATGGCGAGGAAGGTTCCGCGAGGGCCGCCGAGCGAGCCGTTTCCCGAGGGTTCAGGGGCGTCAAGGCTAAAATCGGCTATGCCACCGTGAAGGAAGACGTAAACGTCGTCCGAGCCATGCGAAAAGCCGTCGGCCCGGATGTCGCCATCATGGTGGATTACAACCAGTGCCTGACGCCAGCCGAGGCAATCGCGCGGTTGCGAGTGCTCGACGATGAAGGTCTCGTATGGGTTGAAGAGCCGACACTTGCCCACGATTACGCCGGGCACGCGCGGGTATCGCGAGAGGCCCGCACGCCCATCCAGTGCGGGGAGAACTGGTGGGGTATCCTCGATATGAGACACGCGATCGAGGCGGGGGCGTCGGACCTTGTGATGCCAGACGTGATGAAGATCGGCGGGGTCACCGGGTGGCTCCGCGCTGCGACTCTCGCACAGGCGAACAACCTCCAGGTGTCCAGCCACCTGTGGCCTGAGATCAGCGCACGATTGTTGTGCTGCACACCGACCGCTCACTGGCTTGAGTACGCAGACTGGTGGAACCCGATCCTTGCGGAACCGTTACGCGTCGTGGACGGCATAGCGATCGTCGACGACGCTCCTGGATCGGGCGTGGAATGGGATGAGGCCGCCGTGCAGCGCTATGTCGTTTGA
- a CDS encoding ATP-grasp domain-containing protein, whose protein sequence is MTLAIAQYVTSFEALDRQLAYESISDDPENYHRCVARERTLEIEACRQVGIPCFLILDTPETQRIRMIGHGQDQFRRHLLFDSERNPVDSLAGYEVLLRTCVSHEQSPLEFIEAMGGVNVADWASQVKTQEWYKHVRPEYLKRKMAWFPLDQAPDLSGFKVDGQFFAKTSFKAISGVTDSLLSLLGYEVEMMPPGTEIIVSEPIRLPTDARGKREYRCFVVRKISSISRYIDYDTAYEIPGEVEEFATAFIADHQGVLPECYVLDVAESDRGLVVIELNGIVASGRYERNCFRKLLGDLR, encoded by the coding sequence ATGACCCTCGCCATCGCCCAGTATGTCACGTCCTTCGAGGCCCTCGACCGGCAGCTTGCTTACGAGAGCATTTCTGACGACCCTGAAAACTACCACCGCTGCGTCGCGAGAGAAAGAACCCTGGAGATCGAAGCCTGCCGGCAGGTCGGAATTCCATGCTTCCTGATCCTCGATACGCCAGAAACACAGCGCATCCGAATGATCGGCCACGGCCAAGACCAGTTCCGGAGACACCTGCTCTTCGATTCTGAGCGGAACCCGGTTGATTCGCTGGCAGGGTACGAGGTTTTGCTGAGGACCTGCGTGTCGCACGAGCAGTCACCGCTGGAATTCATTGAGGCGATGGGCGGGGTGAACGTCGCGGATTGGGCGTCCCAGGTGAAAACCCAGGAGTGGTACAAGCACGTTCGGCCCGAGTACCTGAAACGGAAGATGGCCTGGTTCCCCCTGGATCAAGCGCCGGATCTCTCCGGGTTCAAGGTCGACGGCCAGTTCTTCGCGAAGACGAGCTTCAAGGCGATTTCAGGGGTGACGGACAGCCTTCTCTCGTTGCTGGGCTACGAAGTCGAGATGATGCCGCCGGGTACGGAAATAATCGTTTCGGAGCCGATCCGGTTGCCGACGGATGCTCGGGGGAAGCGAGAGTACCGCTGCTTCGTAGTGAGGAAAATCAGTTCGATCTCGCGGTACATCGACTACGACACGGCTTACGAGATTCCGGGAGAGGTCGAGGAGTTTGCGACGGCGTTCATCGCCGATCACCAGGGCGTTTTGCCGGAGTGCTATGTGCTGGACGTGGCCGAGAGCGACCGTGGCTTGGTTGTCATCGAGTTGAATGGGATCGTGGCATCGGGAAGGTACGAGCGGAACTGCTTCAGGAAGCTGCTGGGAGATTTGCGATAA
- a CDS encoding IS5 family transposase, producing the protein MDATVRKPYPTDLTDLQWEIIQVVLPAARPGGRPRSVDLREVLNAIVYVNRSGCQWSMLPHDFPAKSTVYEYFAQWRDDGTWQELLDVLREGYREVHAPSHERTPSAASIDSQSVKGTEHAGGNGYDAGKKIQGRKRSIVVDTLGLLMVVAVTAGHVDDAAAAPTVLEGLDRDAYPRLKVVWADGKYHNHALNGWKDGHPELGWELVIVRRPDGVKGFTLLPKRWVVERTFGWLGRARRLSRNYERLNSSSESMIRVRSIQLILNRMDPQERYPPFKYRVASK; encoded by the coding sequence ATGGATGCGACCGTTCGCAAACCGTATCCGACCGATTTGACCGACCTCCAATGGGAGATCATCCAGGTCGTCCTGCCGGCCGCCCGACCCGGAGGACGCCCCCGGTCGGTGGACCTCCGGGAGGTGCTGAACGCGATCGTGTACGTGAACCGGTCGGGGTGTCAGTGGTCGATGCTCCCGCACGACTTCCCGGCCAAGAGTACGGTGTACGAATACTTCGCCCAGTGGCGGGACGATGGCACCTGGCAAGAACTCCTGGATGTCCTCCGGGAGGGGTATCGGGAAGTCCACGCCCCGAGTCACGAGCGGACCCCGAGTGCCGCGAGCATCGACAGCCAGTCGGTCAAAGGGACCGAACACGCGGGCGGGAACGGGTACGATGCGGGCAAGAAAATCCAGGGCCGGAAGCGGTCGATCGTGGTCGATACGCTGGGCCTGCTGATGGTCGTGGCGGTGACCGCCGGGCACGTCGACGACGCGGCCGCGGCCCCGACCGTACTCGAAGGGTTGGACCGTGACGCGTACCCGCGATTGAAGGTCGTGTGGGCCGACGGGAAGTACCACAACCATGCCCTGAACGGGTGGAAAGACGGCCACCCGGAACTCGGATGGGAACTCGTCATCGTCCGCCGACCGGACGGGGTCAAGGGGTTCACCCTGTTACCCAAGCGGTGGGTCGTCGAGCGGACGTTCGGGTGGCTCGGGCGGGCCCGGCGGTTAAGTCGTAATTATGAGCGACTGAATAGTTCCAGCGAATCCATGATTCGTGTGCGGTCAATCCAGCTGATCCTCAATCGCATGGATCCACAAGAGCGTTATCCCCCGTTTAAATATAGAGTTGCATCAAAATAG
- a CDS encoding HNH endonuclease signature motif containing protein produces MEGQVEPSETLRPISWAPNYAVSDRGNVYRVTVRDGVTTYRKRKPYLGKVGYYVVTIQGDQGKAPPRYIHRLVAEAFLPPCPANHEVRHLDGTRTNNCIENLAWGTRLENVQDTRRHGRLLRGEDIIGSKLSETDVRVIRYLLSRGASIYSISSVFKISDAAIKSVQTGRTWSHIEESGREVFRAEDKCDTEYSGSQGVLCPE; encoded by the coding sequence ATGGAAGGACAGGTCGAACCGAGCGAAACGCTCAGGCCTATAAGCTGGGCACCGAACTATGCCGTTTCCGATCGGGGCAACGTCTACCGAGTCACGGTGCGGGATGGTGTGACTACTTACAGGAAACGGAAGCCATACCTCGGAAAGGTTGGATATTACGTCGTCACGATCCAAGGCGACCAGGGCAAAGCCCCTCCGCGCTACATCCACCGCTTGGTTGCCGAAGCCTTTCTCCCTCCTTGCCCAGCCAATCACGAAGTCAGGCACTTGGATGGAACCCGGACCAACAACTGCATCGAGAACTTAGCCTGGGGCACCCGTCTCGAAAACGTTCAGGACACAAGGCGGCATGGCCGTCTTCTGCGGGGCGAGGACATCATCGGTTCAAAGCTTTCGGAGACAGATGTTCGCGTCATTCGTTACTTACTCAGCCGTGGAGCGTCCATCTACTCTATCTCATCCGTTTTCAAAATTTCCGACGCCGCCATCAAAAGTGTTCAGACCGGTCGTACTTGGAGCCACATAGAGGAGTCTGGAAGAGAGGTGTTCCGTGCTGAGGATAAATGCGATACCGAATACAGCGGCAGCCAAGGCGTATTATGCCCTGAGTGA
- a CDS encoding Hsp20/alpha crystallin family protein: MFTNRLFEQMDRLFGPAGFDSPDLSPPAYPPLSVWEDEDALYVESEIPGLAAEDIGVSVTDGDKLTISAERAPSAGSGEWLYQECMYGEFSRTITLPVTVDPNAVEANYEAGVLTVTLRKVESVKPRRIAVKAVLPALAAA, encoded by the coding sequence ATGTTCACCAACCGCCTTTTTGAGCAGATGGATCGCCTGTTCGGTCCGGCTGGGTTTGACAGCCCAGACCTCTCGCCACCCGCATACCCGCCGCTGAGCGTTTGGGAGGACGAGGACGCCTTGTATGTCGAGTCCGAGATCCCGGGCCTTGCGGCTGAGGACATTGGGGTGTCGGTAACTGACGGCGACAAGCTCACGATTTCCGCCGAACGCGCTCCGTCAGCCGGCTCTGGCGAGTGGCTGTACCAAGAGTGCATGTACGGCGAGTTCAGCCGAACCATCACCTTGCCGGTGACCGTGGACCCGAATGCGGTTGAAGCCAACTACGAGGCCGGCGTACTTACCGTCACGCTTCGCAAGGTCGAATCCGTCAAGCCGCGGCGCATTGCCGTGAAAGCCGTTTTGCCCGCACTGGCGGCAGCTTAA
- a CDS encoding transposase, which produces MYRCKPERGTTRFHAYATVCVVEAGWRFTLALTYVRKKDKPTEVLTRLWAEVKQLEIACKTALLDRYFFTVPVMTWLQNQNLPFIIPVVMRGRKPKPGRQAKGMRACRRWKAGSHKYTHHAGAESVEFRLIITYKSHVNRNKKRVNKKLFFATWKVRLSPTDARQRYRKRFGIEASYRQLNQSRARTSSRDPRYRLLLVGLSLFLRNVWQWLVRLAIPTKKRGQKAMRAGMKAKPPRYRDVLDDFLAYLQKATQELDSSPHTG; this is translated from the coding sequence CTGTATCGTTGCAAGCCCGAACGCGGCACCACGCGATTTCATGCCTATGCCACGGTCTGCGTGGTCGAGGCGGGTTGGCGTTTTACACTGGCGTTGACGTACGTTCGCAAAAAGGACAAGCCCACGGAAGTGCTCACCCGCTTGTGGGCCGAGGTGAAACAACTCGAAATCGCCTGTAAAACGGCTCTTCTGGACCGTTACTTCTTCACCGTGCCGGTGATGACGTGGCTCCAGAATCAGAACCTCCCGTTCATCATTCCCGTGGTCATGCGTGGTCGCAAGCCGAAGCCAGGCCGCCAAGCCAAGGGGATGCGGGCGTGCCGGCGTTGGAAAGCGGGATCGCACAAGTACACGCACCACGCGGGCGCCGAATCGGTCGAATTCCGATTGATCATCACCTACAAGTCTCATGTCAATCGCAACAAGAAGCGCGTGAACAAGAAGCTATTTTTCGCCACCTGGAAAGTCCGGTTGTCGCCGACGGACGCTCGGCAGAGGTATCGGAAGCGCTTTGGGATCGAAGCGAGTTATCGCCAGTTGAACCAGTCGCGAGCGAGAACGTCGTCGCGGGACCCGCGGTATCGTCTGTTGCTGGTCGGCCTGTCGCTGTTCTTGCGAAACGTGTGGCAATGGTTGGTGCGTCTGGCCATTCCGACGAAAAAGCGTGGTCAAAAAGCCATGCGAGCGGGCATGAAGGCAAAGCCACCAAGGTATCGCGATGTCCTCGACGACTTTCTCGCCTACCTGCAGAAAGCGACACAAGAGCTTGACTCGTCACCACATACGGGATGA
- a CDS encoding bZIP transcription factor — protein sequence MVRFTMLVVALFVLSGASNARGQDSDEVKRLKEKIELLEAKLEAAKLKMEKLETENKQLQADAKKPADKLTVEDPFTKGTIFVGFRNFVGFDAKQQVRLEITSRNKTSFEGQLTITDGGSREVKVTGTAPIGKEGTIKFKTEKSGKFQQNFTGKYGNGEIGFDFGGSGYVGEPVMGKGVIKVQ from the coding sequence GTGGTACGATTCACGATGCTGGTAGTGGCCTTGTTTGTTCTTTCCGGGGCGTCGAATGCCCGCGGGCAGGACTCGGACGAGGTGAAACGGCTGAAGGAGAAAATCGAACTCCTCGAAGCCAAATTGGAGGCAGCAAAACTCAAGATGGAGAAGCTTGAAACAGAGAACAAGCAACTCCAGGCAGACGCCAAGAAACCGGCCGACAAACTGACGGTGGAGGACCCCTTCACCAAGGGCACAATCTTCGTCGGGTTCCGGAATTTTGTCGGCTTCGATGCTAAACAACAAGTGCGACTGGAAATCACCAGCCGTAATAAGACATCTTTCGAGGGGCAGCTTACGATTACGGACGGAGGCTCACGGGAGGTGAAAGTGACGGGAACCGCCCCGATCGGGAAAGAGGGCACCATCAAATTCAAAACGGAAAAGTCCGGCAAATTCCAGCAAAATTTTACGGGAAAGTATGGGAATGGAGAGATTGGGTTCGACTTCGGAGGGAGTGGTTATGTTGGCGAACCAGTTATGGGAAAGGGGGTCATAAAGGTTCAATGA